Proteins from a single region of Felis catus isolate Fca126 chromosome B4, F.catus_Fca126_mat1.0, whole genome shotgun sequence:
- the LOC101093946 gene encoding cationic amino acid transporter 3-like, with protein sequence MLRQALRRFSQKLVRRPTLKEPVAENDPQRSLSTLNLVALGVGSTVGIGVYVLVGEVAASQAGPSIVICFLAAGLSSILAALCYAEITAWVPHSGSAYLYSHVTIGELWAFITGWNFILSYVAGTAIVIQAGTLAFDILLGNQNSHTLHESITQQVPRVLVEHPNFFVVSLVYFLIELQTLRFSQSFMVTKVITLVKLLVLGFVIISGFIKGDLHNWKLTEKDFLKAGLNDTSTLGHMGSGGFVPFGFKGILRGAAACFYAFIGFDNIVTKVEEARNPQRSIPMSIVISLFICFFLYFGVSVALTLMVPYYQFQRGSTLPEAFLHIGWDPAYYVVAFGFLCSLLANVSGFMVPIRQMIYRMAQDDFLFPALARVQTGTCTPLMANVIFGIIAPIMAFFFGLTDLLDLSSIGILLTHSLVAICVLICRYQPERRNWGNEAEMQEENGPAAERLTLQGLLFPCSPNPTPLSGWVVRVCSSLLALLLTLLCLVLAQWPVLLSGDPVWISVVVVLLVLIIGITVVIWKQPQSSSPLPCKVTALPLLPLLSIFVNVYLMMQMAGGTWAQFSVWMLIGFAVYLAYGIQYSLFT encoded by the coding sequence ATGCTGCGCCAGGCACTTCGTAGATTCAGTCAAAAACTGGTACGAAGACCTACGCTGAAGGAACCAGTGGCTGAGAATGACCCACAGAGAAGCCTGAGCACTCTGAATTTAGTGGCCCTGGGTGTGGGCAGCACAGTGGGTATAGGTGTGTATGTCCTGGTTGGCGAGGTGGCTGCCAGTCAGGCAGGACCATCCATTGTGATCTGTTTTTTGGCGGCTGGACTATCTTCAATATTGGCTGCGCTGTGCTATGCAGAGATTACTGCCTGGGTTCCCCATTCTGGCTCTGCATATCTCTACAGCCATGTCACTATAGGTGAACTCTGGGCTTTCATCACTGGCTGGAACTTTATTCTCTCCTATGTTGCTGGTACAGCCATTGTGATCCAGGCTGGGACCTTAGCTTTTGACATTCTACTTGGGAACCAGAACTCTCACACCCTCCATGAGAGCATCACACAGCAAGTTCCCCGTGTTCTTGTAGAACATCCAAACTTCTTTGTTGTGAGCCTTGTATACTTCCTCATAGAATTGCAGACTCTGAGATTTAGTCAGTCTTTCATGGTTACAAAAGTGATCACATTGGTGAAACTTTTGGTTCTTGGTTTTGTCATCATCTCTGGGTTCATTAAGGGGGACCTGCACAACTGGAAGCTCACAGAAAAGGACTTCTTAAAGGCTGGACTCAATGATACCTCCACCTTGGGCCATATGGGCTCGGGAGGATTTGTGCCTTTTGGCTTCAAGGGGATTCTCCGTGGAGCAGCTGCCTGTTTCTATGCATTTATTGGTTTTGACAATATTGTTACTAAAGTCGAAGAAGCCCGGAATCCCCAGCGTTCCATCCCCATGAGCATTGTGATTTCACTGTTCATAtgctttttcttgtattttggtGTCTCTGTGGCACTTACACTTATGGTGCCTTACTATCAGTTTCAACGTGGAAGCACATTGCCTGAGGCATTTCTCCATATTGGCTGGGACCCTGCCTACTATGTTGTAGCTTTTGGATTCCTCTGTAGTCTTTTGGCCAATGTCTCGGGCTTCATGGTCCCCATACGTCAGATGATATACAGGATGGCACAGGATGACTTCTTATTCCCGGCGCTTGCCAGGGTCCAAACTGGTACATGCACCCCTCTCATGGCAAATGTGATCTTTGGTATTATTGCACCAATCATGGCCTTCTTCTTTGGACTCACTGATCTTTTGGACCTCAGTTCAATTGGGATCCTGCTTACTCATAGCCTGGTGGCTATTTGTGTTCTCATCTGCCGATACCAGCCTGAGAGGAGGAATTGGGGAAATGAAGCAGAGATGCAGGAGGAGAATGGACCTGCAGCAGAGAGGCTGACTCTACAGGGACTACTTTTTCCATGCAGCCCCAACCCCACTCCACTTTCTGGCTGGGTTGTCCGTGTTTGCTCCTCACTGCTTGCTCTGCTGCTCACTCTTCTTTGCCTGGTGCTGGCCCAGTGGCCAGTTCTGCTTTCTGGAGACCCAGTGTGGATTTCAGTGGTTGTGGTGCTCCTGGTGCTCATCATTGGGATCACTGTGGTCATCTGGAAACAGCCACAGAGCTCCAGTCCCCTTCCCTGTAAGGTCActgctctgcctctcctcccactaCTGAGCATCTTTGTGAATGTTTACCTTATGATGCAGATGGCAGGTGGCACCTGGGCCCAATTTAGTGTCTGGATGTTGATTGGGTTTGCTGTCTACCTCGCCTATGGGATCCAGTACAGCCTGTTCACTTAA